In one Arachis duranensis cultivar V14167 chromosome 9, aradu.V14167.gnm2.J7QH, whole genome shotgun sequence genomic region, the following are encoded:
- the LOC107466755 gene encoding uncharacterized protein LOC107466755, translating to MSSRKALDYSSGGSLQMMKTAQEAHDLIDMVANNEYFYSSERQAAPKRGLANKNHEASLRNLERQIGKLSKQPAERPTNSFPSDTIPNPKEECKAIQLRSGRTLEDDKASSKEEVAIEEKDQESSKKREEEPQASKKGKQVMEEHPQEQRKMPLYAKFLKELIKKKKNWNEKEIVILTQECITVTQKGLPPKLKDHGSFIISCTIGNMALEKALCDLGASINLMPLLLMKKLAIEEAKPTRMSLQMADRSLKIPNGVVENLLVKVGKFIFPADFVILDMEEDGHNSIILGRPFLAIARAIIDVEKCEMTLKVHNKQMIINVFKAMQYPPEKEKHMRVEMIEELDEELLETHGQDAQEEEMETAQEVLEE from the exons ATGAGTTCAAGGAAAGCTTTGGATTATTCATCAGGAGGATCCTTGCAAATGATGAAAACTGCTCAAGAGGCACATGATCTTATAGACATGGTGGCCAATAATGAGTATTTCTACTCCTCTGAAAGACAAGCTGCTCCAAAGAGAGGT TTGGCTAACAAGAACCATGAAGCCTCACTGAGAAATTTAGAAAGACAGATTGGAAAATTGTCCAAACAACCAGCTGAGAGACCAACCAACTCTTTTCCAAGTGATACCATCCCCAATCCtaaagaagaatgcaaagcaATTCAACTCAGGAGTGGAAGAACATTGGAGGATGACAAGGCTAGCAGTAAGGAAGAAGTGGCAATAGAGGAAAAAGATCAAGAGAGTTCCAAGAAAAGAGAGGAAGAGCCACAAGCTTCAAAGAAGGGAAAACAAGTCATGGAAGAGCATCCACAAGAACAGAGAAAG ATGCCTTTATATGCAAAATTCCTCAAGGAACTcattaagaagaagaaaaactggAATGAGAAGGAGATCGTGATCTTGACACAAGAATGCATTACAGTGACTCAGAAGGGTCTTCCACCAAAACTCAAAGACCATGGGAGTTTCATCATATCATGCACCATTGGCAATATGGCCTTGGAAAAAGCTCTCTGTGACTTAGGAGCCAGCATCAATTTGATGCCTCTCTTACTAATGAAGAAGCTTGCAATAGAGGAAGCCAAACCCACCAGAATGTCACTTCAAATGGCTGATAGATCACTCAAGATACCTAATGGAGTTGTGGAAAACTTATTGGTGAAGGTAGGAAAGTTCATTTTCCCTGCTGATTTTGTCATTTTAGACATGGAAGAAGATGGACACAACTCAATTATCTTGGGGCGACCTTTCTTAGCCATAGCAAGAGCTATCATTGATGTAGAGAAATGTGAAATGACCCTCAAGGTGCATAATAAACAAATGATCATCAATGTCTTTAAGGCCATGCAATATCCCCCTGAGAAGGAAAAGCATATGAGGGTGGAGATGatagaagaattggatgaagagcTGCTTGAAACACACGGTCAAGATgctcaagaagaagaaatggagacAGCCCAAGAGGTCTTAGAGGAATAA